In Chloroflexi bacterium ADurb.Bin180, a single window of DNA contains:
- the pfp_2 gene encoding Pyrophosphate--fructose 6-phosphate 1-phosphotransferase, with the protein MRIGVLTGGGDVPGLNPAIRAVARRAFDEGWEVYGILEGWRGLRDGLIRPLTREDVSGILHVGGTMLGSSRTNLTKKPGDIEKAMANAAKYGLNAIVAIGGDDTLGVCAHMTRHGLPAVGIPKTMDNDVPGTDCCIGFNTAVTTVAEAIDKLHSTAESHHRVIVVEVMGRYTGWVAVMGGIAGGADYILIPEVPTSIAEVCEHVKQRYASGKRFSIIAVAEAANITEVVSYEEGSGEHKDDFGHVRLDMRGLGSTLATAIEERLKPELNLEARFVVLGHLQRGGSPTVFDRVLGTRLGVHAIELIKEGKFGRMVALQGDTITDIPLEEVAGKQRKVAPDLCALTRMFC; encoded by the coding sequence ATGCGCATCGGAGTGTTGACCGGCGGCGGCGATGTGCCCGGGTTGAATCCTGCCATTCGCGCTGTGGCGCGCCGCGCCTTTGACGAAGGATGGGAAGTGTACGGCATCCTGGAGGGCTGGAGAGGGCTGCGCGACGGTCTGATCCGCCCCCTGACCCGAGAGGATGTCAGCGGCATCCTGCACGTCGGCGGAACCATGCTCGGTTCATCGCGCACCAATCTGACCAAAAAGCCGGGCGACATCGAGAAGGCCATGGCCAACGCGGCCAAGTACGGACTCAACGCCATCGTCGCCATTGGCGGCGATGACACCCTGGGTGTCTGCGCCCATATGACCAGGCACGGCCTGCCGGCCGTCGGCATCCCCAAAACGATGGACAATGACGTGCCGGGTACCGATTGCTGCATCGGTTTCAATACCGCCGTGACCACCGTGGCCGAGGCCATTGACAAGCTGCACAGCACGGCCGAATCACACCACCGGGTGATCGTGGTGGAAGTGATGGGCCGCTACACCGGCTGGGTAGCGGTGATGGGCGGGATCGCCGGTGGAGCCGACTATATCCTCATCCCCGAAGTGCCCACCAGCATCGCCGAGGTCTGCGAACACGTGAAGCAGCGCTACGCTTCCGGCAAGCGCTTTAGCATCATTGCCGTGGCTGAGGCGGCCAACATCACCGAAGTGGTTTCGTACGAAGAGGGTTCGGGCGAGCACAAAGACGACTTTGGTCACGTGCGCCTCGACATGCGCGGTCTGGGTTCAACCCTGGCCACGGCCATTGAGGAGCGGCTCAAGCCAGAGCTCAACCTCGAAGCGCGCTTTGTTGTGCTGGGTCACCTGCAGCGGGGCGGCTCGCCTACCGTGTTCGACCGGGTGCTGGGGACCAGACTGGGCGTACACGCCATAGAGCTCATCAAAGAGGGCAAGTTCGGCCGAATGGTGGCCCTGCAGGGCGACACGATCACTGATATTCCTCTGGAAGAGGTCGCGGGCAAGCAGCGCAAGGTCGCACCGGACCTCTGTGCTCTGACCCGGATGTTCTGCTAG
- the hdl IVa gene encoding (S)-2-haloacid dehalogenase 4A has product MKPYLLFDAGGTLLFPNAVTLHEILREFGGTASVAEYDAMMSVFVHLLDMAIRDASETEVRFYEWLVERAGVEAALVPQAADRLRQKDEEQSLWNAVRPGTIETLAALRQEGYSMSVISNAFGHVEEDLAKAGPGRYLERVFDSHLVGFTKPDVRLFRHALQELQLDPGDCVYVGDFFQVDVLGANGAGIAAIHLDPEGLYEGWPGCHIPSVNELPPLLRSGLHLTDALYHPFA; this is encoded by the coding sequence TTGAAACCCTACCTGCTGTTTGATGCCGGGGGCACGTTGCTTTTCCCCAACGCCGTCACCCTGCACGAGATTCTGCGCGAGTTCGGCGGCACTGCCTCTGTGGCGGAGTATGACGCGATGATGTCGGTCTTTGTCCATCTCCTTGATATGGCGATCAGGGACGCCAGTGAGACAGAAGTGCGCTTTTACGAGTGGCTGGTCGAGCGGGCCGGGGTCGAGGCGGCGCTTGTCCCGCAGGCGGCGGATCGGTTGCGCCAGAAAGACGAGGAGCAGAGCCTCTGGAATGCGGTGCGCCCCGGGACCATCGAAACCCTGGCTGCCCTGCGGCAGGAGGGCTACTCGATGTCGGTGATCTCCAACGCCTTTGGGCATGTGGAAGAGGACCTCGCCAAAGCAGGGCCGGGCAGGTACCTGGAGCGCGTCTTTGACTCGCACCTGGTTGGATTCACCAAGCCAGACGTGCGGCTTTTCCGCCACGCGCTGCAAGAGCTGCAGCTCGACCCGGGGGACTGTGTCTACGTGGGTGACTTTTTCCAGGTGGACGTTCTGGGCGCTAACGGGGCAGGCATCGCGGCCATCCATCTGGATCCAGAGGGGTTGTACGAGGGATGGCCTGGCTGCCATATCCCCAGCGTGAACGAACTGCCGCCGCTTCTGCGCTCAGGCCTGCACCTGACCGACGCCCTTTACCATCCCTTTGCCTAG
- the prfB gene encoding Peptide chain release factor 2, whose product MLVEVVPDLEDEIEVQINPDDLRIDTFHAGGHGGQNVQKNATAIRITHLPTGLIASCQNERSLAQNRAMAMKVLRGRLYALEDAKREEERARLKGKHVSAGWGNQIRSYVLHPYHMVKDLRTDHEVGNTDAVLDGDIDSFMHAYLESLVGEAQA is encoded by the coding sequence GTGCTGGTCGAGGTCGTCCCGGACCTGGAGGACGAGATCGAGGTGCAGATCAACCCCGACGACCTGCGCATCGACACGTTCCACGCCGGCGGCCACGGCGGGCAGAATGTGCAGAAGAACGCCACGGCTATCCGCATCACGCACCTGCCGACCGGTCTCATTGCCAGTTGCCAGAACGAGCGCTCGCTGGCCCAGAACCGGGCGATGGCGATGAAGGTGCTGCGCGGCCGCCTCTACGCGCTGGAAGATGCCAAACGCGAAGAAGAGCGGGCGCGCCTGAAGGGAAAACACGTGTCTGCCGGCTGGGGTAACCAGATCCGCTCCTACGTGCTCCATCCCTACCATATGGTCAAAGACCTGCGCACGGACCATGAGGTAGGCAACACCGACGCCGTGCTCGACGGCGATATCGACTCGTTTATGCACGCCTATCTCGAGTCGTTAGTGGGGGAAGCGCAGGCCTGA
- the rsiW gene encoding Anti-sigma-W factor RsiW, giving the protein MMFGWFRKPRQVEHDYCQDNLSAYLDGAISPRDKGRVERHLSECGQCRQALAELRATVALLRQTPALKVPRSFALPLSVGAKRTERRAFQFNPGYLRLAASVATAALILIISGDLLMRSGFLGLQQSPAPASEAYGRGEEPSLVGTTLDSTAEPAAEAAPPLLMAPAPVTTANDDGNAQMLTNQGVTSATSEAVVIVETQAPLVQALPSETFARPAGPPPLPTLAPGSTPVPPPAETEKSTVPTAVPTAEATATPTPTPTATPTPEPTVTPAAAGMIGPGGPVLAVSLVQEAQGQLRAAAPLASDSWARRETILTALRRLEVAFGGLAAVLLSLSVWLRLSHQPA; this is encoded by the coding sequence ATGATGTTTGGTTGGTTCAGAAAACCGCGGCAGGTCGAACACGACTATTGCCAGGACAATCTATCAGCATACCTTGACGGTGCGATCAGCCCCCGCGACAAGGGGCGGGTCGAGCGGCACCTGTCAGAATGTGGCCAGTGCCGGCAGGCTCTGGCCGAGCTCCGGGCTACGGTGGCTCTGCTGCGGCAGACTCCCGCGCTGAAGGTGCCGCGCTCCTTTGCCCTGCCCTTGAGCGTGGGTGCCAAAAGGACCGAGCGGCGGGCGTTCCAGTTCAACCCGGGCTACCTGCGGCTGGCCGCTTCGGTGGCCACGGCGGCGCTGATCCTCATCATCTCTGGAGACCTGCTGATGCGCTCTGGATTCCTGGGGTTGCAGCAATCGCCGGCTCCCGCATCCGAGGCCTACGGACGGGGCGAAGAGCCCTCCCTGGTTGGGACGACGTTGGACTCGACCGCCGAGCCGGCGGCCGAAGCCGCCCCACCGCTGTTGATGGCCCCGGCGCCGGTGACCACGGCGAACGATGACGGCAATGCCCAGATGCTGACCAACCAGGGCGTTACGTCCGCCACGAGCGAGGCGGTCGTCATCGTGGAGACGCAGGCGCCTTTGGTGCAAGCCCTGCCATCCGAGACCTTTGCCCGGCCGGCCGGGCCGCCCCCGCTGCCCACGCTGGCGCCCGGCAGCACGCCTGTTCCTCCGCCTGCAGAGACAGAGAAATCGACTGTGCCGACGGCAGTGCCGACAGCAGAAGCTACGGCCACGCCTACGCCCACGCCGACGGCCACGCCAACCCCCGAACCAACGGTTACCCCCGCCGCGGCAGGAATGATCGGTCCGGGCGGGCCGGTCCTGGCTGTGTCGTTGGTGCAGGAGGCGCAGGGCCAGCTCCGCGCGGCGGCTCCCCTGGCGAGCGATTCGTGGGCGCGGCGTGAGACGATCCTGACTGCCTTGCGGCGGCTCGAGGTGGCCTTTGGCGGTCTGGCGGCAGTGCTGCTCTCGCTGAGCGTCTGGCTGCGCCTCAGTCATCAGCCCGCCTGA
- the sigE gene encoding ECF RNA polymerase sigma factor SigE — MRLAVDELSLIAAAQRGDVTAFNQLVQIFQGVVYNVAYRVLHDQDAAADATQEAFLSAFHALPGFRGGSFKAWLLRIVTNGCYDQLRAAQRRPTTSLDDMEVDQDHSSWLLDDSESPEEYAIRQDLGRTIQAGLDELPPDQRVTVILSDIQGLSYEEIAASTGVELGTVKSRLSRARARLREYLLRNRELFPEGNRLMGKFPEQGT, encoded by the coding sequence ATGAGGTTGGCTGTGGACGAATTGAGCCTGATTGCCGCTGCACAACGCGGCGATGTTACGGCTTTCAACCAACTGGTGCAGATATTTCAGGGCGTCGTGTACAACGTCGCCTATCGCGTGCTACACGACCAGGACGCCGCCGCCGACGCTACTCAGGAGGCCTTTCTTTCGGCGTTCCACGCGCTGCCCGGCTTTCGCGGCGGCAGTTTCAAGGCGTGGCTGCTGCGCATTGTCACCAACGGCTGCTATGACCAGCTCCGCGCCGCCCAGAGGCGGCCTACCACCTCGCTGGACGATATGGAAGTTGACCAGGATCACAGTTCCTGGCTGCTCGACGATTCCGAGTCGCCGGAAGAGTACGCCATCAGGCAGGACCTGGGGCGAACTATCCAGGCCGGCCTCGACGAATTGCCGCCGGATCAGCGCGTCACCGTGATCCTCTCGGATATCCAGGGTCTCAGCTATGAAGAGATCGCCGCTTCCACCGGAGTGGAGCTCGGCACGGTCAAGTCGCGCCTGAGCCGGGCCAGGGCACGCCTGCGCGAGTACCTGCTGCGGAACAGGGAACTTTTCCCCGAAGGCAATCGTCTGATGGGCAAGTTCCCGGAGCAGGGGACGTAG
- the glpQ1_2 gene encoding putative glycerophosphoryl diester phosphodiesterase 1 — protein MSATVASLTSPTLDALAHKVKPYVMAHRGNRVACPENTLASFRRALADGADLLETDLHLSSDGRLVCIHDATVDRTTNGKGEVASMDLATLQSLSASGGRPDYAEERIPTLAEVAALVPPDVALALELKTDRFLETAVCHQLARELGQSGVRNRTVVISFSLPRVLAVQAAAPDIAIGWITLGRLRPIKQVRLLGPFWPIIFLNPAYVWAAHRRGQVVCPLDPTPDRRLWWYRFLKCDAVLTDNPEATCRALGRLPAASKGSAA, from the coding sequence GTGAGTGCAACGGTTGCTTCGCTGACCAGCCCTACTCTCGATGCCCTGGCCCACAAGGTCAAGCCATACGTGATGGCGCACCGCGGCAACCGCGTGGCCTGTCCGGAGAACACCCTGGCCTCATTTCGCAGGGCGCTGGCCGACGGAGCCGACCTGCTGGAAACGGACCTGCACCTGTCGTCCGACGGCCGCTTGGTCTGTATCCACGACGCAACGGTGGACCGCACCACCAACGGCAAGGGCGAGGTCGCTTCGATGGACCTGGCCACGCTCCAGTCGCTGAGCGCCTCCGGCGGGCGGCCGGACTATGCCGAGGAGCGCATCCCGACGCTGGCCGAGGTAGCGGCGTTGGTTCCGCCCGACGTTGCCCTGGCGCTCGAGCTCAAGACGGACCGCTTTCTGGAAACAGCGGTTTGCCACCAGCTCGCGCGAGAGCTTGGACAGAGCGGGGTACGCAACAGGACGGTGGTGATCTCCTTCTCGCTGCCGAGGGTGCTGGCAGTGCAGGCTGCTGCGCCGGACATCGCCATTGGCTGGATCACCCTGGGGCGCCTGCGTCCGATCAAGCAGGTGCGGCTGCTGGGGCCCTTCTGGCCGATCATCTTCCTCAATCCGGCCTATGTCTGGGCGGCCCACCGGCGCGGGCAGGTGGTGTGCCCGCTCGATCCGACGCCGGACCGTCGACTGTGGTGGTACCGCTTCCTCAAGTGCGACGCGGTGCTCACCGACAACCCCGAAGCCACCTGTCGTGCCCTGGGGCGGCTGCCTGCGGCCTCAAAGGGTAGCGCGGCCTAG
- the ftsY gene encoding Signal recognition particle receptor FtsY produces the protein MIMKRPEKLRNSLTRTRQSVFSRLAGLLTQSELTEETWEELEALLIQADVGVETTIELVNGLRERAAHEHIRQADRVQALLKEQMAALLRVPGRGYLSGEKQPLSVVLVVGVNGSGKTTGIAKLARYHQMRGERVILAAGDTFRAAAIDQLRVWADRLGIDLIAHQEGGDPGAVVFDAVAAARSRHADVLIVDTAGRLHTKHNLMQELRKIHTIASRQLPGAPHETLLVLDATTGQNGLAQARTFGEAVAVTGLFLTKLDGTAKGGIVFPVVRELKLPIYFVGTGESAEDIAEFNADEFVAALFG, from the coding sequence ATGATCATGAAGCGGCCGGAAAAGCTGCGCAACAGTCTGACCCGCACCCGCCAGTCAGTTTTCAGCCGACTGGCCGGTCTGCTGACGCAGTCGGAACTGACCGAAGAGACCTGGGAGGAGCTGGAGGCGCTGCTCATCCAGGCCGATGTTGGCGTTGAGACGACTATCGAGCTGGTCAACGGCCTGCGCGAACGCGCCGCTCACGAGCACATCCGCCAGGCCGACCGTGTGCAGGCCCTGCTCAAGGAGCAGATGGCCGCGCTCTTGCGGGTACCGGGGCGAGGCTACCTTTCGGGAGAGAAGCAACCTCTGTCCGTTGTGCTGGTGGTGGGGGTCAATGGCTCGGGCAAGACCACTGGCATCGCCAAGCTGGCGCGTTACCACCAGATGCGGGGCGAGCGCGTGATACTGGCCGCGGGTGACACCTTTCGTGCCGCGGCCATCGACCAGCTCAGGGTGTGGGCCGACCGGCTGGGCATCGACTTGATTGCCCATCAGGAAGGCGGCGATCCGGGGGCAGTGGTGTTCGATGCCGTAGCGGCGGCCCGGTCGCGCCATGCCGACGTGTTGATCGTAGACACGGCGGGCCGTCTGCACACCAAGCACAACCTGATGCAAGAGCTGCGCAAGATCCACACCATTGCTTCGCGCCAATTGCCCGGTGCACCGCACGAGACCCTGCTCGTGCTCGATGCCACCACGGGCCAGAACGGCCTGGCCCAGGCCCGGACCTTTGGCGAGGCGGTGGCGGTCACGGGTCTTTTCCTGACCAAGCTCGATGGCACGGCCAAGGGCGGCATCGTCTTTCCCGTGGTGCGCGAGCTCAAGCTGCCTATCTACTTTGTGGGCACGGGCGAGTCGGCGGAGGACATCGCCGAGTTCAACGCGGATGAATTCGTTGCGGCGTTGTTCGGATAA
- the polX gene encoding DNA polymerase/3'-5' exonuclease PolX — protein sequence MTNLEVAKLLRLIGDMLEIKGEIVYKSLAYRKAADSIESLGRDIEQVWREGKLREIPGVGEALAKKLDELFRTGRLQYLEQLQEEVPTGVVSLLGIPEVGPRTASLLWKKLGAVSVGDVERAAREGRIRNLPGMGLRSEQRILEGIESLYRRSDRIELGVAWPVANELVTELRQALGVTTVEPVGSLRRMRDTIGDIDLLAACPRPAEATAAFVRLEQVQEVLSHGPTRASVLLKNGLQVDLRALEPEHYGSLLQYFTGSKEHNVALRALAQKKGLSLSEYGFKRGDEELLCRTEEEVYGALGLPWIPPELREDRGEIQAAQENRLPRLVCREDIRGDLHAHTDWSDAAATIEEMASAAQTLGYEYLVISDHTHSLGVANGLDEGRLREQRRAIDALNKHLQGFTVLQGAEVEIRADGSLDFPDDVLRGLDVVIASVHSALRQDRETITERVLRAVRNPLVNVLGHPSGRLLGQREATNLDLDRVIQEAAATGLILEVNATPNRLDLDDAHVRSAVQAGAALVINSDAHSTAGLETMMYGVAAARRGWAEKKDVVNTLPLAQLRQRLRRGERAG from the coding sequence ATGACCAACCTCGAAGTGGCAAAACTGCTGCGCCTGATCGGTGACATGCTCGAGATCAAGGGCGAGATTGTCTACAAGTCGCTGGCCTACCGCAAGGCCGCCGACAGCATCGAGTCGCTGGGGCGTGACATCGAACAGGTCTGGCGCGAGGGCAAGCTGCGCGAAATCCCCGGCGTGGGCGAGGCCCTGGCCAAAAAGCTGGACGAGCTATTCCGGACAGGGCGGCTGCAGTACCTGGAGCAGCTTCAGGAGGAGGTGCCGACCGGCGTAGTGAGCCTGCTGGGCATTCCTGAGGTGGGGCCGCGCACGGCCAGCCTGCTGTGGAAAAAACTGGGCGCGGTGAGCGTGGGCGATGTCGAGCGAGCGGCGCGCGAAGGGCGCATTCGGAACCTCCCGGGAATGGGCCTGCGCTCTGAGCAGCGCATCCTGGAAGGCATCGAATCGCTCTACCGGCGCAGCGACCGCATTGAGCTGGGCGTGGCCTGGCCAGTGGCGAACGAGCTGGTTACCGAGCTGCGCCAGGCGCTGGGGGTCACCACCGTCGAGCCGGTGGGCAGCCTGCGGCGCATGAGGGACACCATCGGCGATATCGACCTGCTGGCCGCCTGCCCCAGGCCAGCGGAGGCCACCGCCGCCTTTGTCAGGCTCGAGCAGGTTCAAGAGGTCCTCTCTCACGGTCCAACCAGGGCCTCGGTGCTGCTCAAGAATGGCCTGCAGGTGGACCTGCGCGCTCTCGAGCCGGAGCATTACGGCTCGCTGCTGCAGTACTTTACCGGCAGCAAGGAGCACAATGTGGCCCTGCGTGCGCTCGCCCAGAAGAAGGGCCTCAGCCTCAGCGAGTACGGGTTCAAGCGGGGCGATGAGGAGCTGCTCTGCCGCACCGAAGAGGAGGTCTACGGGGCGCTGGGGCTGCCGTGGATCCCTCCCGAACTGCGCGAGGACCGCGGCGAAATTCAGGCCGCACAGGAGAATCGCCTGCCCAGGCTGGTCTGTCGCGAGGACATCCGGGGCGACCTGCATGCCCATACCGACTGGAGCGATGCGGCGGCTACCATCGAAGAGATGGCGAGCGCCGCGCAGACCCTGGGCTACGAGTACCTCGTGATCTCTGACCATACGCACAGCCTGGGCGTGGCCAACGGGCTCGATGAGGGACGGCTGCGCGAGCAACGGCGGGCCATCGACGCCCTGAACAAGCACCTGCAGGGATTCACCGTGCTGCAGGGAGCAGAAGTCGAGATCCGCGCCGACGGCAGCCTGGATTTCCCCGATGACGTGTTACGTGGCCTGGACGTGGTCATCGCTTCGGTGCATTCGGCGCTGCGCCAGGACCGTGAAACAATCACCGAGCGCGTTCTGCGGGCGGTAAGGAACCCGCTGGTCAATGTGCTGGGCCACCCGTCGGGCCGTCTGCTGGGCCAGCGAGAGGCCACCAATCTCGACCTGGACCGGGTGATCCAGGAGGCGGCGGCCACTGGCCTGATTCTCGAAGTGAACGCCACTCCGAACCGGCTTGATCTCGATGACGCTCACGTGCGCAGTGCCGTACAGGCCGGGGCCGCCCTGGTCATCAACAGCGATGCCCACAGCACCGCAGGCCTCGAGACGATGATGTACGGTGTGGCCGCTGCCAGGCGGGGGTGGGCGGAGAAGAAGGATGTGGTGAATACGCTGCCGCTGGCGCAGCTACGCCAACGGCTGCGGCGCGGGGAACGAGCCGGCTAG
- the fba gene encoding Fructose-bisphosphate aldolase yields the protein MPLVTSKQILQAALANHFAVGAFNANNMEQIQGIVEAAQEERSPVILQVSQGAIRYAGLEFAAAMVRTAASLVDVPVVLHLDHGYDFEQNVQCLRAGFTSLMFDGSKKSFDDNVAMTRKITEIAHIAGIPVEAELGRVAQSTDRLTPEQVRALMTKPEEAKRFIELTGADSLAIACGSVHAMQSQAAELDIDLIKAIHEQIPNTPLVLHGSSGVKTDSFMAAIDHGISKINVATYLNQAFTRGLRETLARYPDEVDPRKFLTQSREYVKEAVREKIRLFCSANTIDASGGFKSPSKQYRSADIGAAE from the coding sequence ATGCCGTTGGTAACCAGCAAACAGATCCTTCAGGCCGCTCTGGCCAACCATTTCGCCGTAGGCGCGTTCAACGCCAACAACATGGAGCAGATTCAGGGCATCGTGGAAGCAGCCCAGGAGGAGCGGTCACCGGTCATCCTCCAGGTCAGCCAGGGCGCGATCCGTTACGCCGGGCTCGAGTTTGCCGCGGCGATGGTGCGCACGGCAGCGAGCCTGGTCGACGTTCCGGTGGTGCTGCACCTCGATCATGGCTATGACTTTGAGCAGAATGTCCAGTGTCTGCGCGCCGGCTTTACCTCGCTGATGTTCGACGGTTCAAAAAAGTCGTTCGACGACAACGTCGCCATGACGCGCAAGATCACCGAGATCGCGCACATCGCCGGCATTCCGGTAGAGGCCGAGCTGGGCCGCGTGGCTCAGTCCACCGACAGGCTGACCCCCGAGCAGGTCCGCGCGTTGATGACCAAGCCAGAAGAAGCCAAGCGGTTCATCGAGCTCACCGGCGCCGACTCGCTGGCCATTGCCTGCGGCTCGGTGCATGCCATGCAGAGCCAGGCCGCCGAGCTGGACATCGACCTGATCAAGGCCATTCACGAGCAGATTCCCAACACCCCCCTGGTGCTGCATGGCTCGTCGGGCGTCAAGACCGACAGCTTTATGGCCGCCATCGACCACGGCATCAGCAAGATCAACGTGGCCACCTACCTCAACCAGGCTTTCACCCGCGGTCTGCGCGAAACGCTGGCCAGGTACCCTGATGAGGTCGACCCGCGCAAGTTCCTGACTCAGAGCCGCGAGTACGTCAAGGAAGCGGTGCGCGAAAAGATCCGTCTCTTCTGCAGCGCCAATACCATTGACGCCAGCGGCGGGTTCAAGAGCCCGTCGAAACAGTACCGCAGCGCCGACATCGGCGCTGCCGAATAG
- the fusA_2 gene encoding Elongation factor G, with amino-acid sequence MASKQLEQIALIRNIGIIAHIDAGKTTTTERILYHTGQTHRLGNVDDGTTVTDFMDQERERGITIQSAAVTCHWKGHTINIIDTPGHIDFTAEVQRSLRVLDGGVVVFDGVSGVEPQSETVWRQADRYGVPRIGFVNKLDRPGADYLRTLDMVRERLGSNPVAIQMPIGSEANLSGVVDLVEMNQVYFDGQDAVRTGPLPPELESEARAAHQHLLEQLADLDDEIAVSYLEGKPVSAQQIHSVLRRETVAGKIVPFLCGSSLRDKGVQPLLDAVVAYLPAPTDIPATHGIALGSEDEVECHADPTEPAAALAFKIVTDPYMGRLVYFRVYSGTVRHGHALMNVNRRETERVGRIVRMHADRREEVEELHAGEIGAVLGFKAASTGDTLCDPQRPLLLEKIQFPTPVVHLAIEPQSKADSAKLGLCLQRLADEDPTIQVRQDDRTGQTIIAGMGELHLDVFVERMKREFNVRARVGQPQVAYCETITRPARGENRLVRQTGGHGQYAHVILSVEPLAAGSGFVFEDMLHGSSIPRKFVPAIEAGIRDALQRGILADNPVIDLKVSLLDGSFHEVDSSDLAFRVCASMAFQDAATRAGAVILEPIMRLEVIAPEEYTGEVMADLKIRRASITGMERKHDTQSITADVPLATMFGYASGLRSRTQGRGTFTMEFDHYAAVNEAIQRMLSLKNAA; translated from the coding sequence ATGGCAAGTAAGCAGCTCGAGCAGATCGCACTGATCCGCAATATCGGCATCATCGCCCACATCGATGCGGGCAAGACCACCACCACGGAGCGTATCCTGTACCACACCGGTCAGACACACCGACTGGGCAACGTCGACGATGGCACCACCGTCACCGACTTTATGGATCAGGAGCGCGAGCGCGGCATCACCATCCAGTCGGCTGCCGTAACGTGCCACTGGAAGGGTCACACCATCAACATCATCGATACGCCCGGTCACATCGACTTTACCGCCGAGGTGCAGCGCTCACTGCGCGTGCTGGACGGTGGAGTGGTAGTGTTCGACGGCGTTTCCGGCGTCGAGCCGCAGTCCGAGACCGTGTGGCGACAGGCTGACCGTTACGGCGTCCCCAGAATCGGTTTTGTGAACAAACTCGACCGCCCCGGGGCCGATTACCTTCGTACGCTCGATATGGTTCGCGAGCGCCTTGGCTCCAACCCGGTGGCCATTCAAATGCCCATCGGCAGTGAGGCCAACCTGTCCGGCGTGGTCGACCTGGTCGAGATGAACCAGGTCTACTTTGACGGGCAGGATGCGGTGCGCACCGGCCCGCTCCCGCCCGAGCTGGAAAGCGAGGCCCGTGCCGCGCACCAGCACCTGCTCGAACAGTTGGCCGACCTGGACGACGAGATCGCCGTCAGCTACCTGGAGGGCAAGCCCGTCTCGGCACAGCAAATCCACTCGGTGCTCCGCCGCGAGACAGTGGCGGGCAAGATCGTGCCGTTCCTGTGTGGCTCGTCACTGCGCGACAAGGGCGTACAGCCGTTGCTGGACGCGGTCGTGGCCTACCTGCCTGCCCCGACCGACATCCCTGCTACTCACGGCATAGCCCTGGGTTCCGAAGACGAGGTCGAATGCCACGCCGACCCGACCGAGCCAGCGGCAGCACTGGCGTTCAAGATCGTCACCGACCCCTATATGGGACGTCTGGTGTACTTCCGCGTCTACTCCGGCACGGTTCGTCACGGCCACGCACTGATGAACGTCAATCGCCGGGAAACCGAGCGCGTTGGTCGCATCGTGCGCATGCACGCTGACCGCCGGGAAGAGGTAGAGGAACTGCACGCCGGCGAGATCGGCGCTGTGCTGGGCTTCAAAGCTGCCAGCACGGGTGACACCCTGTGCGATCCTCAGCGGCCACTCCTCCTGGAAAAGATCCAGTTCCCCACGCCGGTGGTGCACCTGGCCATCGAACCGCAGAGCAAGGCCGATTCGGCCAAGCTGGGCCTGTGTCTGCAGCGCCTGGCTGACGAAGACCCCACCATCCAGGTTCGCCAGGATGACCGAACCGGACAGACGATCATCGCCGGCATGGGTGAGCTGCACCTGGACGTGTTCGTCGAGCGCATGAAGCGCGAGTTCAACGTTCGCGCCCGCGTTGGCCAGCCGCAGGTAGCCTACTGTGAAACCATTACCAGGCCCGCCCGTGGTGAGAACAGGCTGGTTCGTCAGACGGGCGGACACGGCCAGTACGCCCACGTGATCCTGAGTGTGGAGCCGTTGGCGGCAGGCAGCGGCTTTGTCTTTGAGGACATGCTCCACGGGTCATCGATCCCGCGCAAGTTCGTGCCGGCCATCGAGGCGGGCATCCGCGACGCCCTGCAGCGCGGCATCCTGGCCGACAATCCGGTGATCGATCTGAAGGTTTCTCTGCTTGACGGCAGCTTTCATGAAGTGGACTCGTCGGACCTGGCTTTCCGCGTCTGTGCCTCGATGGCCTTCCAGGATGCGGCCACCCGCGCTGGAGCAGTGATCCTCGAGCCGATCATGAGACTGGAAGTCATTGCGCCGGAGGAGTATACTGGTGAGGTGATGGCTGATCTCAAGATTCGACGCGCCAGCATTACCGGCATGGAGCGCAAGCACGACACCCAGTCCATCACCGCCGACGTGCCTCTGGCCACGATGTTTGGTTACGCCAGCGGCCTGCGCTCGCGCACGCAGGGGCGCGGTACGTTCACCATGGAGTTCGACCACTATGCCGCCGTGAACGAGGCCATTCAGCGCATGCTGAGCCTCAAGAACGCGGCGTAA